In the Xanthobacteraceae bacterium genome, GTCTTCCAGCGTCATTTCGGTCGCGGAGTTCTCGACCTTCTCGACCACGAGCATGTGGCGCGAGAGACGAAGCTCGCCGGTCTTCGCGTTGATCTCGGCATGCACGTCGGTTTCCGCGCCGTAGCGGGAGCGCGCGGCTTTCGCGATTGCGTCTTCCATCGCGGTAATCACGATGGTGCGGTCGATCGACTTTTCGCGCGCGACGGCGTCGGCGATCTGCAGGAGTTCGAGGCGGTTGGCGCTTACGACGGCCATGAGGGCGTTCTCCGTTAGCTGGCACGCCGCTGTTTGCGCGGCGCGTGTTTCTTGGGGTTGGGGGCGGACGTTTCGTCCGCGGTTTCGGATTGGGTCGCCTGCTTTTCGCGCCGGAGCGATTCCTCGATCAGCGCGTCGGTCAGCATCAGTTTGGCGTCGGCGATTTCGGCCATCGGCAGGAGCGCATCTTCCTTGCCTTCGGTGCTTTTCAGCTTCACCGCGCCGCCTTCAATGGCTTCGAGGATGCCGCGGAAGCGTTTGCGGCCCTCGACCATCATCGTCATTTCGATCTTCGCTTCGTGTCCCAATGCGCGCTCGATGTCGGAGCGGCGCACCAGCGGGCGGTCGATGCCGGGCGAGGAAACTTCGAGCCGGTATGCGCCCTGGATCGGGTCTTCCACGTCGAGGATCGGGGACAGCGCGCGGCTGGTCGCCTCGCAGTCGTCGATGGTGAACGAGCCGTCCGGCCGCTCGGCCATGACTTGCAACGTGCCGCCGTCGCGGCCCGTGACCTTCACGCGCACCAGCCGGTAGCCGAGCGTGCCGAGCGCAGGCTCGATCGCTGCGGCCACGCGCGCGGCGAGGCCGGTTTCCACGACAAGGCGCGGTTCGTTCTGGTCGGCTTCAATTTGCATTCGGCATCACGCGACCGGCAAGAAACGGGAAAAGGAGCGGGGGCCGGTCGGTCCCCACTCTCATAATCGACCCGTAGATCGTTCTGAGATGTTGTTGATTGGCCGGGAATATAGCGCCGATCCCCGGATTCGCAACCCTTTCGGGCGGCATCGTTAAAGCCGCCGGAACTCCAGATAGGCGGGGGTGCGGCCCTCGCGCAGCGCTTTTTGCTCGTAGCGGGTGCCGGGCCAGCCGGGCCAGGCGAGCCGCCAGTCGTCGGCCTTTTCGGCCAGCCAGTGAAAATCCGGCGAGCGGAGCAGGCGGACCAGCGTCCACTCGACATAGGTATCGATGTCGCTGGCGAAGCGAAGCATGCCGCCGGGTTTCAGCGTGCGCGCGAAGCGCGCGACGTTTTCGTCGGAGATGAAGCGGCGCTTCCAGTGGCGCTTTTTCGGCCATGGGTCCGCGTAAAGGATGTCGATGCGGTCGAGCGCGGCGTCCGGCAGCCAGTTCAGCAAATAGAGTGCGTCGCCCGGATGCAGGCGGATGTTCGGAATCTTTTCGTTCGCGAGCACGGCCAGCATCTTCGCCATGCCGTTGATGAACGGCTCGCAGCCGATGAAGCCGGTCTTCGGATGCGCGCGGGCTTCGTGCAGCAGATGTTCACCGCCGCCAAACCCGATTTCGAGTTGCAGTCTTTCAGGCGTGAACGGGAACAGCGCTGCGAGATCGCGTGGCGCGGCCTGCGTGATGTCGAGCGAAAGTTTGGGGAGCAGGTCTTCGTAAAGTTCGGCCTGCTGCTTGCGCAGCTTGTGCCCTTTGCGGCGGCCGAAAAAAGCGCCGCGCTGGTGCGCGGCGCTTTTCTCTTTGTCGATCAGAACGCTTTGCGGAGCTTGTCCGCCAGATCGGTTTTCTCCCACGAGAAACCGCCATCCTTGTCCGGCTGACGGCCGAAGTGACCGTAGGCGGCGGTGCGCGCATAGATCGGCTTGTTCAGCTTCAGATGCGTGCGGATGCCGCGCGGGGTCAGGCTCATCAGTTCCTGCAATACCTTCGCAATCTTCTCTTCGTCGGCTTTGCCGGTGCCGTCGGTGTTCACATACACCGACAACGGATGCGCGACGCCGATCGCGTAGGAAAGCTGGATCGTGCAGCGGTCAGCGAGACCGGCCGCCACGACGTTCTTCGCGAGATAGCGCGCGGCATAGGCAGCCGAGCGGTCGACCTTCGACGGGTCCTTGCCGGAGAACGCGCCGCCGCCATGCGGGGCCGCGCCGCCGTAAGTGTCGACGATGATCTTGCGGCCGGTGAGGCCGGAGTCGCCGTCCGGGCCGCCGATGACGAAGCGGCCGGTCGGGTTGACGTAAACCTGATCGAGCGGCGGCATCCAGCCTTCCGGCAGCACCTTCTTGATATAGGGCAGCACGAGCTGCTTGATGTCGCCGGATTCCAGGACCTTCTTGCCGTCTTTTTCCTTGTGCTGGGTCGAAACGACGACCGCGGTGCACTTCACCGGCTTGCCGTTCACATACTGCAGCGTGAACTGGCTCTTCGCGTCCGGCTCGAACAGCTTCTGCTTGCCGGAGTGGCGGTCGGCGGCCATCAGCTTCAGCACGTTGTGCGAATACTGGAGCGGCGCCGGCATCAGTTCGGGCGTCTCGTTGGTCGCGTAGCCAAACATGATGCCCTGGTCGCCCGCGCCTTCGTCTTTATTACCGGCGGCTTCGACGCCCTGCGCGATGTCGGCGGACTGGCCGTGCAGGTGGACCTGCACCTTCGCGTTCTTCCAGTGGAAGCCCTTCTGCGCATAGCCGATGTCTTTGACGGCCTTGCGCGCAAGTTTCTCGGCGAGCGCTTTATTGACCTTGCCGGTCTTGCTCATGATCTCGCTCGGACCGGCCGCTTTCTTCGACATGCGGACTTCGCCGGCGAGCACGATCAGGTTCGTGGTGACCAGCGTTTCGCACGCCACCTTCGCCATCGGGTCGGCTTTGAAAAACTGATCGACGATCTCGTCGGAGATGCGGTCGCACACCTTGTCAGGGTGGCCTTCGGATACGGATTCGCTCGTGAAAATGTAGTTCTTGAGGGACACCGGAAAACTCCTGATCGTCGGTGTGAAATCGGTTGAAAATACAGATTGCCCTGTATTTCGCGGCAAGCGTTCTCGCAGCGAAGCCAAGCATGGTCAAGGTGTGGGCAAAGCCGGCGCGGCCCGGCAAGAATACGCAGGAAAAAGCCTAGCCGCCGCCTCCGGCTTCACCCGTGATGGCCATGGCCTCGACGAGATCGACGATGCGCCTGCGAAGCTTCGGGTCGCTGACTTTCATGAAGGCCCTGGCAAGCGCGAGACCTTCTGCGGTCGCCATGAAGTCGGAGACGTAAGCGGGATTTCCGCTCTCGCCGAATCCGGCGGCGAGCGTTTCACTGCCCGGCGCGCCTTCATAGAAGAAAGCGACGGGCACGCCGAGAATGCTCGAAATCTGGTGCAGGCGGCTCGCACCGATGCGATTCGTGCCCTTCTCGTATTTCTGGACTTGCTGAAAAGTAATGCCAAGACGCTCGCCGAGCTTCTCCTGACTCATGGAGACCATCATGCGCCGCATGCGTACGCGGCTGCCGACATGACGGTCGATCGGGTTCGGCGATTTTTTTGTCATTTACCTTCCGTAGAAATTAGAACCGCACCTGCCATCTTTGTATACAAGGAAGCGGCTCAACTCCCAAGCATTTGTAACGACGCGGAATTCACGACTTGCCCCGCAGCTTTTGCCGCCGTGCGGTCAGCGCGGCGATAACGAAGATGGCAGCCAATAGCAAGGCAAGACCGTCCCGGTGCCGAGCGTAAAAAGTAGCCTCCAGCGCGGTGGGAAGCGGCCCGTCGATTACGCCCTCGATACCGAGCGGTAAGCTCGTCACGATCCGTCCGAGCGGGTCGATGATCGCGGAGATACCGTTGTTGGCGGCGCGAACCAGCGGCAATCCTTCCTCGATCGCGCGCACGCGCGCCTGCGCGAAATGCTGGTACGGACCCGGAGAGATTCCAAACCACGCGTCGTTCGTTACGTTCAAAATCCAGCGCGGCCGCGGACCTTCGGGCAGCACATATCCGGGATAGATCGCTTCATAGCAGATGAGCGGCGCCGCGGCCGGCAATCCCGCGACATGTAGCGGACGTCGGCGCGTGCCTGCATCGAAGCCGCCGCGCACGCGCGTCAGCTGTTGCAGGCCGATGCTCTCCAGCAAGTTCTGGAAGGGCAGAAATTCACCGAACGGAACAAGATAAAGTTTGTCGTAGCTTGCGACGATCGCGCCGAGATCGTTCAGCACACGGATGCTGTTATAGACCCGCGTTTTTGTTTGCCCCGGCAGCGGCGCTTCCGCGCGGATCGCGCCGGTGATCAGCACCTTTCCGGGCGGCAGCAAATCGGCAATCTGCTTCAGCGCTTCCGGATCGCGGTCGAGCAGGAACGGAAATGCCGACTCCGGCCAGATCAGGTGCGTGATGTCCTGCACGCCCTGCCGCTCCGGCGCAGTCGCGCGGTCGCTGAGCGAGAGGTATTTCCTCATGATGTGCGGCTTCGCATCGGGCCGCCACTTCGCATCCTGCGGAATGTTCGGCTGCATCAGGCGCAGCCGCACGCCGGCAACTTCCGCGACCTTTGTGTTCGAGAGCCGGTGCCAGCCGAAGGCGCCGAGCGACACCAGCACCAGCGCCGCCAGCGCAACCGGAAGCCAGCGGTGCTTTTTCTCCGCGCCGCTGTCGGCGAGTGCTGCCGGACTTCCGAAGGCCGCGAGCGCGATCAGCGTCAGCCCCCACAATCCGAACAGCGAAGCGCTCTGCGCGAGATAGGGCGTCGAGGTCAGCGCATAGCCGAAGCCGTTCCATGGAAAGCCGGTCAGGATCGTGCCGCGCAGCCATTCCGAAATCGAAAGGCCGAACGCGAATGCAAGAATACGAAACGGCGTTGCCGACCACAGCAGCCGCGCCAGCATCGCGCCGAAGCCGGTGAAGATCGCAAGGCCGACCGGCAAACCGATCACTGCGAGGGGTAGTAGCCACGCAAATTTTTCGGCCTCTACCAGAAACGCGAATCCGATCCAGTAGAGGCCGGCGAGAAAATAGCCGAAGCCGAACCACCATCCGCTCGCGAATGCCGCGCGCAATCCTTTGCGGCCTGCTCCGGCACCGTCGAGCAGCCAGACGAAAACTGGCAGTGTAAGGGCCAATATCGGAAACAGATCGAACGGCGCCATCGCAAGCGCCGAGAGGACGCCTGCGAGAAGCGCGATCAGCCGGCGCTTCCAGCCCCAGGCCAGAACCACATGATTCGCGAGACCGGCGAGCGTCATGCTTCGCGGGTTAACCGCTGGCGCCGCCCTTGTCCATGTCGGTTTGCGTTATCTTCTCGGCTTCCGTGTTCTGCACAGCGGCCGCTTCCGCCGAAGCCTTCGCCTTGCGCTTGCGCTCGCGTTTGGGCGGGTCTGGCGGGCGGCGGAAGATGCGTACGCGCTTCACGCGGCGCGGATCGGCATCGATGATTTCGAAATCGTATTCGCCGGGACCGCGCAGGATTTCGCCGCGCACCGGCACTCTGGCTGCGAGCGTAACGAGCAGGCCGCCGAGCGTGTCGACTTCGTCTGCGGAAGCGCCCGCATCGAAGCCGTTGCCGATCGTCTCGGTGGTTTCGGTCAGCGTGGCGCGAGCATCGGCCAGGAAGCTGCCGTCGCCGAGCGCGACGATCCGGCTTTCCTGATCGTCATGTTCGTCCTCGATGTCGCCGACGATTTCTTCGACAATGTCTTCCATCGAGACGAGGCCGTCGGTGCCACCGTATTCGTCGATCACAAGCGCCAGATGAATTCTTGTCGCCTGCATCTTCACCAGCAGATCGACCACGGGCATCGACGGCGGCACATAAAGAATGCGGCGGATGATTTTGGTATCCACGAGGGGCTGTTTCAGGTCGACCGAGCGCGGATCGATCTTCGGCGCGCGCCGTGCCGTGCTGGTGCGCTTGCCGCTTTGCGACGCGGTTGCGCGCGCGGTGAGGAAACCGACGAGGTCGCGGATGTGGACCATTCCGACCGGATCGTCGAGCGTCTCGCCGTAGACGACGAGGCGCGAATGTCCTGCCTTGGCGAAGGTGCCGAGCAATTGCCCGATCGGGATGTCGTTCTTCACCGCGACCATTTCCGCGCGCGCGATCATCACGTCGGCAACACGCCGCTCGCGAAGCGCCAGCACGTTCTGGAGCATGGTTTGTTCGGCGGGCGTGAATTCGGTTTCGGTCTGCGGGCTGGGCGTTTCCGCAAGCACTTCTTCGAGGTCGTCGCGGATGGATTTGCGCCGGCCGAAGCGGCCGAGAATTCGCTCGCGCCACGAGGACTTCGGTCCGTCGCCGTTGCCCGGCGGCTGGTTATGCGAAGCATCGCTCATGCGAGCCTCGCTTCCGTTCCCTCGTAGGGGTCGGGAATGCCGAGTGTGGACAGGATCGAGCGTTCCTTCGCTTCCATCGTCTCCGCATCGTTGTCGTTCATGTGATCGAAGCCGAGGAGGTGCAGCACGCCATGCACGACGAGGTGCGCGGCGTGGTTGAGGAACGGCTTGCTTTCTTCCGCCGCCTCGCGGGCCACGGTGCCATAGGCCAGCACCACGTCGCCGAGCAGGCGCGGCGCGCCCGGCGCATTGATCTGCGCCGCGGGAAACGAAAGCACGTTGGTCGGTTTGTCGATGCCGCGGTGATGCTTGTTGAGTTCGCGGATGTGGTCGTCGTCGGAGAGTACGATGGACACTTCGCCGTCATTCGTGCCGACCGATTCGATCGCGGTGACGGCGGCACGCCGCACGAGGGTTTCCAGTCCCTCGATACTGTCCCACTCCTCGGCTTCCGCCGCGATGTCGATGGAGATGCTCACTTCTTGTCCTGTCTCTTGTTCTGTTCGGCGCCGTCATAAGCCGCGACGATGCGTGAGACGAGTTCGTGACGAACCACATCGCTCGCGGAGAAGCGCACCTGCGCGATGTCTTCCACGGTTGCGAGGAGTTCGGTCGCCTCCACCAGTCCGGAGCGCTGCCCCGGCGGCAGGTCGATCTGCGACGGGTCGCCTGTCACGATCATGCGCGAGTTCTCGCCGAGCCGGGTCAGAAACATCTTCATCTGCATCGGCGTGGTGTTCTGCGCTTCGTCGAGGATGATCGCGGCGTTGGCCAGCGTACGGCCGCGCATGAAGGCGAGCGGCGCGATTTCGATTTCGCCCGATTGCAGCGCGCGCTCCACCAGCCCGCGGTCCATCAGGTCGTACAGCGCGTCGTACATCGGGCGCAGGTAGGGATCGACTTTCTCGCGCATGTCGCCGGGCAGGAAGCCGAGCCGCTCACCGGCTTCGACCGCGGGGCGCGAAAGCACGATGCGGTCCACCTCGCGGCGCTCGTAGAGATGCACCGCATGCGCGACCGCGAGCCAGGTCTTGCCGGTACCGGCGGGGCCGATGCCGAAGACCAGCGTGCGCCGCTTCATCGCGCGGATATAGGCGTCCTGCATCGGCGTGCGCGCGCGCACCGCGCGCTTGCGCAGGCGGATGTCGTCGAAGCCCGCCTTCTCGGATGCGGGGTCGAGGTCGAACAGCGAGGTCTGGGTCTGCACCGCGCGGATCGCGCCTTCGACGTCGCCGGTCGTCACGTCGCGGCCCGCTTTCAACTCTTCGTATAAACCTTCCAGCGTTTGGCGCGCCTGCTCGCAGGCTTCCCGCGCGCCGTCGATGGAAACGTGGTTGCCGCGCTGGTCGATGGTGACGCCGAGCTTGCGCTCGATGAGCGCAAGGTTCTCGCCGTAACGGCCGAACAGTGCGCTGGCTAAACGATTGCTGTCGAACGCGACCAGCACGCTCGGAGCTGCTTCGCTGTCGCGCGCCCACGGTGCGCGCTTGCCGGCTTCCGGTTGCCGCAACTTACAGGCCTCCTGCGAGAACGAGATCGGGCGCAGCAAAAGCAGCGGCTGGCGCTTCGCGTTCCGCGAGTTCGCCGATCAACGTATAGGTTTCGAGTTCGCGCGTTTGCACGCGTGCGACTGTGCCGATCTTGGATGACGGTGCCATCACCGCGACCGGTTGCAGGTACGCCGAGCGGCCGACGATCTGGCCGGGATGGCGGCCCGGCTTCTCGAACAGCACGTCGAGTTCGCGGCCCACGCAGGCGCGGTTGAAATCGTGCTGTTGTTCCTCGATCAGTTCCTGCAAGCGATAGAGCCGTTCTGTTTTCACGCCCTCCGTGACCTGCTCGTCCATTTCGGACGCGGGCGTGCCGGGGCGCGGGCTGTATTTGAAGGTGAAGGCTTGCGCGAAGCCGACCTCGCGCACGAGCGCGAGCGTCGCCTCGAAATCCTCATTCGTTTCGCCGGGAAACCCGACGATGAAATCCGACGAGAACGCCATGTCCGGCCGCGCGCGGCGCACACGCGCGATGATGTCGAGATATTCGCGGGTGTCGTGCTTGCGGTTCATCGCCGCCAATACGCGGTCCGAACCGGACTGTACGGGCAGGTGCAGGAACGGCATCAGCTTTTCGATGTCGTGGTGCGCGGCGAGCAACGAGTCGTCCATGTCGGCAGGGTGGCTGGTCGTGTAGCGGATGCGCTTCAGTTCCGGCATCTCGGCCAGCTTTTCCACGAGGCGCGCCAATGTCCAGTCGCGTCCGTCGAGGCCGCGTCCGTGATAGGCGTTCACGTTCTGCCCGATCAGCGTGATTTCGCGCACGCCGTGTGCGATCAGCGTTTCGGTTTCCGCGATGATTTTCTCCGCGCTGCGCGAAGTCTCCGCGCCGCGGGTGTAAGGGACGACGCAGAAGGTGCAGAACTTGTCGCAACCTTCCTGTACGGTGACGAAAGCGGAGATGCCGCGTGTCCTGGTGACGGCGGGCTTCGGCGCGGCAAGTTGCTCGAATTTATCCTCAACCGCGAATTCGGTATCGACCACCGTCTCGCCGGTGCGCGCGCGTGCGACCAGCGAAGGGATGCGGTGAATGTTCTGCGGACCGACCACGAGGTCGACCAGCGGCGCGCGCCGCACGATTTCCTCGCCTTCGGCCTGCGCGACGCAGCCGGCGACTGCGACCATGAGATCGCGGCCCTGTTCGCGCGCGGCTTCTTTCATGCGCCGCACCCGGCCCAGCTCGGAATAGACCTTCTCCACCGCCTTCTCGCGGATATGGCAGGTATTGAGGATGATGAGGTCGGCGTCCTCTGCGGATGTGGTTTCCGCGTAACCCTCGTGCGCCAGCGTATCCGCCATACGCCTCGCATCGTAGACGTTCATCTGGCAGCCGAAAGACTTGATGTGAACCTTGCGCACCTGACTCATTTTTCCGCGCGAAACCGCCGATCCAAAAGGCGGAATCCCGCTCTGGTTGCGGGACGGCGCAGTTCACCCGTTGCTGGCATGATCCAAGAAGTCTTAGCGGGTTTCGCCGTCTGAGGGAACGGCTTCGACGTGGGGCGATTCCGGACGTCCTGCCAAGGAGTTAGCGGTTAGCTGGCGGACGATGTTCTCAACCCGGCGGTTGAGCATCTTCCGGTCATCGGTATGTGAAACCTCTAGTACTGGGCCGAAGCGGACTTCGACGTCGATCGCCCCCTCGCGTACCACGCGCATCAGATGCGGAATAAGATCCATGTCGCCGAACCATGCCGCGACCTCGCGGTGCTGGCGGCCCATCGGAATGCCGTGAAAGCGGCAATAGGCGATGGATACGGGTTGCAGATAGCTACGGCCCGCCTGCTCCATGGCATCGCGCAGGCTGCCCAGCAGCGCCGAACGGAACGGCAGCACGCGGTTGCCGTCGCTGGACGTGCCTTCGCCAAACAGGACGATCGGATCGCCGTCCGCGAGATGTGCCGCCATCGCGCGGTTCACGTCGCCGGTGGCGTGGCGGCGCGAGCGGTCGACGAAGATCGAGCGCTGCATCCGCGCCATGGTGCCGAACACCGGCCATTTCGCGATCTCGCTTTTCGCAACGAAGGAAAGCGGCGCGACCGAGCCGAGCACGACGATGTCGAGCCATGAGTTATGATTGGACACGAACAGGAGCGGCCGCTCGGCTTTTGCCGGATCGCCATTCACCTTCACGCGCACGTCGAGCACGCGTAGCGCGAAACGGTGAAACCAGACCGGGATGTAGTGCATCGCGCGCAGCCGCAGCTTCAGCGCGACCCATTGTGCCGGCAGTACGACGGCAATCACGCTTCCCAGAACGGCGATACGGAACGCAGCGCGCATGAGCCGGTCTAGCCGGAGCCTTCCCGCAGCTTCACGGCATAGAGTTCGAGCCGGTGGCCGACCAGTTTGAAGCCGTGACGGCGCGCGATTTCTTCCTGCAAGCGCTCGATTTCCTCGGAGCGGAATTCGATCACGGCGCCGCTGTTCACGTCGATCAGGTGATCGTGGTGCTCGTCCGGCATCTGTTCGTAGCGCGAGCGGCCTTCGCGAAAATCATGGCGCTCGATGATGCCGGCATCCTCGAACAGCTTCACGGTGCGGTAGACCGTTGAAATCGAAATCTTGTCGTCGATCGCGGACGCGCGGCGGTAAAGCTCCTCGACGTCGGGATGGTCCTGCGCTTCGCCGAGTACGCGCGCGATCACACGGCGCTGCTCGGTCATGCGCATGCCCTTGGCCGCGCAGGCCGCCTCGATTGCCGAGAGTTTCTTGTCGCTGTTCACGATATTCTGGCTCGCTCCGTTTGATGCGGATTTTACGACGCGGGTATTGCGCCGTCCATATTCCCGCACCGCCGCGGCGGTTTCATGCCGCGAGATCGCGGCGCAGAATCAGCGCGGAAGCGTTGCCTTCCGGCTTGCGGTAATAACCCTGGCGGCGTCCGACCTCGCGAAACCCGGCCCGGCCGTAAAGTTTCAGCGCCGCCGCGTTGCCTTCGTCCACTTCCAGAAACACATGCGTCACGCCGTATGCGGCGAGCCGCGAGAGATGCTTGTTCAGCAACGTGGTCGCCGTGCCGCGGCCGCGCTCGCCGGGCGCCAGCGCGACCAGCAGGATTTCCGCTTCCCCTTCCGTGCGATGCGACAGCACGAAGCCGACCACCGCGCCGCGTCCGCCGTCGAGCCGCGCGACATGGGCAAGCGCCGTCCGCTCCGAAAGCAGCCGTTCGAACTCGGCCTCGGTCCAGCCGTGGCGAAAGGAAATCCGGTGCAGCGCTGCGAGTGCGCTCGCGTCCGCGGGCCGCGCATCGACGATGGCCGGTTGCGCGCGGCGGAACAGCTGCGTGATGGCGCCGATCATTGCCGTTCGATTCGGTGCAAGTCCTGCGGCGTCACGTCCGGCGCGCGCAGGTAGAGCGGCTTCGCCGGCGAACGCACTGCGTCCGCTTCTGCGGCGAGGCGCGCGACCCATTCCACGTTCGGCGCGGCGCGCGTATCGACGGAAATCGGAAGATGCGGCGCGTTGCGCGGCCAGCGCTCGCTGAGCAGTTGCGCGCCGGGACCGACGAGACGGACCGGTCCGCCCACGATGACTTGCGTGGCGTCTTCCAGCGAGGCGTGGCGCGGGCTGAGCAGCACGCGATTGCCTGCGCCGACCATGTGAAAATAAATGTTGCCGTGCCGCGCATCGATCGCGGCGACCGCGGGCACGTTGCCGTTCTCCGCGATCAGCGGCGCGGTGAACGCAGCGAGCGTGGTGATGCCGAGCACAGGCTTGGATGCCGCGAAGCCGATGGCGCGCGCGGCCGAGATGCCTACACGCAGCCCCGTGTAGCTGCCGGGACCGACCGTGGTCGCGATGCGATCGAGCGCTTCGTATTCGAGCTGTGCCGCCTTCATCACGTCGCTGATGGTGGGGATCAGCGCTTCCGCGTGACCGCGGCGCATGTCGTGGGACAGCATCGCCAGCACGCGGTTCTCGGCCGAATCGTAAACCGCCGCCGAACAGGCATCGAGTGCGGTATCGATGGCTAGAATTTTCATGGAGGCGCGGGGTCCGGAAAACGGCTCGCGTCGGTCTTAAATGAAACGGGCCGCCGGATAAAGGCGGCCCGTATCGTCACATCGGACGGACTTCCTGCACGTCGGGCACGAAATGCCGGAGCAGGTTTTCGATGCCGTTTTTCAGCGTCGCGGTCGAGGACGGGCAGCCGGCGCAGGCGCCCTTCATGTTCAGGAACACGACCCCGTCCTTGTAGCCGCGGAAAGTGATGTCGCCGCCGTCGTTCGCCACCGCCGGGCGCACGCGCGTCTCGATCAGCTCCTTGATGGTCGCGACCGTACCCGCGTCGCCGGCATCGAAGAACTCGTCCTCGCTGCCGGAGGAGGCCGTGACGCCTTCGCTCAGCATCGGTTCGCCGGAGAGGTAGTGCTCCATGATCGCGCCGAGGATCGAGGGCTTCAGGTGCTGCCACTCGCCGTCGCGTTTCGTGACCGTGATGAAATCCTGCGCGAAAAACACGCCCGAAACTTCCGGTATCGCGAACAGCCGGGCCGCGAGCGGAGAGCGGGCGGCGTCTTCTGCCGAGAGCAGTTCGAGCGTGCCTTCGGACAGCACGGCTTTGCCCGGCAGGAACTTAAGGGTCGCAGGATTCGGGGTGGTTTCTGTCTGGATGAACATGGCTTCCGGCGCTCCGGGACGCGAATGGCGGTTTCTCAACCATATGTAAGGTGCCCGGACGTGAAGCGAAAGGGCGGGCCAGAAAAGCCTTATGCCAGCGCGTCCAGCTCTTCGTCGGTGAGCTGGCCCGGCACGATGGTGATGGGAATGGTGAAACTGGCGGAACGGCTGCCCGCGAGGGAGGATACCAGTGGCCCCGGACCCTCGTTGCTGGTGCCGGCGGCGAGCACGAGGATGCCGATGTCCGGGTCTTCCTCGATCAGCTTATGAATTTCGTCGGCGACGTTCCCCTCGCGCAGCACGCGCTCCGCGTCGATACCTGCGACATGGCGCGCACGTGCGGCATAATGGTCGAGCCGCTGGTTGGCTTCGTCGGTCGCTTCCGCGCGCATCAGTTCGCCGACGCCGAGCCATTGCTGGTTGGCGTCGCGCAGCGTCGCGACCGCCAGCATTACCAGCCGTCCCCCCGTGCGTACCGCGCGGCGGCTCGCGTAATACACCGCGCGGTCGCATTCCGCGGTCTCGTCGATGATGACGAGAAATTTGCGATGATGTCCGGACTCGAAACTTTTTCGCGTGCGGGGCATGGACGATTCCGGTGTGATTTCGTTAGCCGCGCAACCCTGCCACGCGACGGAGTCAGCGCCAAGTAGAGAACAGGTCTAACGAAAATGACGGACCGGTTACGCCGTCCTTAGCCGACAAATCCGAGAATGGAGCGCACGCCCTTCATCGTTTCGGCGGCGACCGTCCGCGCACGCGCAGAACCGTCCGCCAGCACGCCGTCGATATAGGCGGGATCGGCGGTGAGTTTCTTCATCTCCGCGCCGATGGGGCCGAGTTTCGCGACCGCAAGTTCGGTGAGCGCTTCCTTGAACTTCGAGAA is a window encoding:
- the rimP gene encoding ribosome maturation factor RimP, with protein sequence MQIEADQNEPRLVVETGLAARVAAAIEPALGTLGYRLVRVKVTGRDGGTLQVMAERPDGSFTIDDCEATSRALSPILDVEDPIQGAYRLEVSSPGIDRPLVRRSDIERALGHEAKIEMTMMVEGRKRFRGILEAIEGGAVKLKSTEGKEDALLPMAEIADAKLMLTDALIEESLRREKQATQSETADETSAPNPKKHAPRKQRRAS
- a CDS encoding tRNA (guanine(46)-N(7))-methyltransferase TrmB; amino-acid sequence: MIDKEKSAAHQRGAFFGRRKGHKLRKQQAELYEDLLPKLSLDITQAAPRDLAALFPFTPERLQLEIGFGGGEHLLHEARAHPKTGFIGCEPFINGMAKMLAVLANEKIPNIRLHPGDALYLLNWLPDAALDRIDILYADPWPKKRHWKRRFISDENVARFARTLKPGGMLRFASDIDTYVEWTLVRLLRSPDFHWLAEKADDWRLAWPGWPGTRYEQKALREGRTPAYLEFRRL
- the metK gene encoding methionine adenosyltransferase, whose product is MSLKNYIFTSESVSEGHPDKVCDRISDEIVDQFFKADPMAKVACETLVTTNLIVLAGEVRMSKKAAGPSEIMSKTGKVNKALAEKLARKAVKDIGYAQKGFHWKNAKVQVHLHGQSADIAQGVEAAGNKDEGAGDQGIMFGYATNETPELMPAPLQYSHNVLKLMAADRHSGKQKLFEPDAKSQFTLQYVNGKPVKCTAVVVSTQHKEKDGKKVLESGDIKQLVLPYIKKVLPEGWMPPLDQVYVNPTGRFVIGGPDGDSGLTGRKIIVDTYGGAAPHGGGAFSGKDPSKVDRSAAYAARYLAKNVVAAGLADRCTIQLSYAIGVAHPLSVYVNTDGTGKADEEKIAKVLQELMSLTPRGIRTHLKLNKPIYARTAAYGHFGRQPDKDGGFSWEKTDLADKLRKAF
- the lnt gene encoding apolipoprotein N-acyltransferase, which encodes MTLAGLANHVVLAWGWKRRLIALLAGVLSALAMAPFDLFPILALTLPVFVWLLDGAGAGRKGLRAAFASGWWFGFGYFLAGLYWIGFAFLVEAEKFAWLLPLAVIGLPVGLAIFTGFGAMLARLLWSATPFRILAFAFGLSISEWLRGTILTGFPWNGFGYALTSTPYLAQSASLFGLWGLTLIALAAFGSPAALADSGAEKKHRWLPVALAALVLVSLGAFGWHRLSNTKVAEVAGVRLRLMQPNIPQDAKWRPDAKPHIMRKYLSLSDRATAPERQGVQDITHLIWPESAFPFLLDRDPEALKQIADLLPPGKVLITGAIRAEAPLPGQTKTRVYNSIRVLNDLGAIVASYDKLYLVPFGEFLPFQNLLESIGLQQLTRVRGGFDAGTRRRPLHVAGLPAAAPLICYEAIYPGYVLPEGPRPRWILNVTNDAWFGISPGPYQHFAQARVRAIEEGLPLVRAANNGISAIIDPLGRIVTSLPLGIEGVIDGPLPTALEATFYARHRDGLALLLAAIFVIAALTARRQKLRGKS
- a CDS encoding helix-turn-helix transcriptional regulator; protein product: MTKKSPNPIDRHVGSRVRMRRMMVSMSQEKLGERLGITFQQVQKYEKGTNRIGASRLHQISSILGVPVAFFYEGAPGSETLAAGFGESGNPAYVSDFMATAEGLALARAFMKVSDPKLRRRIVDLVEAMAITGEAGGGG
- the ybeY gene encoding rRNA maturation RNase YbeY — encoded protein: MSISIDIAAEAEEWDSIEGLETLVRRAAVTAIESVGTNDGEVSIVLSDDDHIRELNKHHRGIDKPTNVLSFPAAQINAPGAPRLLGDVVLAYGTVAREAAEESKPFLNHAAHLVVHGVLHLLGFDHMNDNDAETMEAKERSILSTLGIPDPYEGTEARLA
- a CDS encoding HlyC/CorC family transporter, whose amino-acid sequence is MSDASHNQPPGNGDGPKSSWRERILGRFGRRKSIRDDLEEVLAETPSPQTETEFTPAEQTMLQNVLALRERRVADVMIARAEMVAVKNDIPIGQLLGTFAKAGHSRLVVYGETLDDPVGMVHIRDLVGFLTARATASQSGKRTSTARRAPKIDPRSVDLKQPLVDTKIIRRILYVPPSMPVVDLLVKMQATRIHLALVIDEYGGTDGLVSMEDIVEEIVGDIEDEHDDQESRIVALGDGSFLADARATLTETTETIGNGFDAGASADEVDTLGGLLVTLAARVPVRGEILRGPGEYDFEIIDADPRRVKRVRIFRRPPDPPKRERKRKAKASAEAAAVQNTEAEKITQTDMDKGGASG